From Pelosinus fermentans DSM 17108, the proteins below share one genomic window:
- a CDS encoding Bug family tripartite tricarboxylate transporter substrate binding protein — protein sequence MENKVVPAATKYPEKPITLIVPFGVGGGIDLVARTVEKSASTHLGQPLVVVNKPGGTGTIGWNEVAGAPPDGYTLAMTGIEIILQPLYGTTKYHYPSALEPIAQITELSLIMAVQSNQPWNSLEDLIAYAKNHPGEIKFGHPGIGGINHVLGETFAKAANIQLEQVPFQSGAEAMSSLLGGHIQVVFLNPAAVKEQLRSGKVKALALGGEKRLTDPVFTNIPTFREQGLDVVCNSWNGIAAPKGLPDDVKKKLSEGIKKVIDDPEFQKNMENLGLQITYLGPEESGKKWLIDSQRLTKTVQETGIAEKIKTQKK from the coding sequence ATGGAAAACAAAGTGGTTCCTGCAGCTACCAAATACCCAGAAAAACCCATCACCCTGATTGTTCCCTTTGGAGTTGGGGGTGGAATAGATCTCGTCGCTCGTACAGTAGAAAAATCAGCCTCTACGCATTTAGGACAACCCTTGGTAGTAGTTAACAAGCCAGGAGGAACTGGCACAATTGGATGGAATGAGGTAGCTGGTGCTCCTCCAGATGGTTATACTCTTGCAATGACAGGAATTGAAATCATATTGCAGCCATTGTATGGTACAACCAAGTATCATTATCCAAGTGCGTTGGAGCCAATTGCGCAGATTACTGAATTATCCTTAATTATGGCAGTCCAATCCAATCAACCTTGGAATAGTCTTGAAGATTTAATTGCTTATGCAAAAAATCACCCGGGAGAAATAAAATTTGGTCACCCTGGTATAGGTGGCATAAACCATGTACTTGGAGAAACATTTGCAAAAGCCGCCAATATTCAATTAGAGCAAGTACCTTTCCAGAGTGGTGCAGAAGCAATGTCAAGCTTATTAGGCGGTCATATCCAGGTTGTTTTCCTCAACCCAGCAGCAGTGAAAGAACAATTAAGAAGCGGAAAGGTAAAAGCACTAGCATTGGGAGGCGAAAAGCGGCTAACTGACCCAGTCTTTACAAATATACCTACCTTTAGGGAACAAGGCTTAGATGTAGTTTGTAATAGCTGGAATGGAATCGCCGCACCTAAGGGACTACCTGATGACGTAAAAAAGAAATTGAGCGAAGGAATAAAAAAAGTAATTGACGATCCAGAATTTCAAAAGAATATGGAGAATTTAGGATTACAAATTACTTATCTTGGGCCAGAGGAATCCGGGAAAAAATGGCTGATAGATAGTCAAAGGTTAACTAAAACGGTACAAGAAACCGGTATTGCTGAAAAGATTAAAACACAGAAAAAATAA
- a CDS encoding flavin reductase family protein, with translation MKKSLGANTFAMPSPVWVVGSYGEGGEPNIMTAAWGGICCSAPPCVAVSLQKPRATYQNILNHQAFTISIPSSIHLVETDYVGIASGKNSDKFSVAKLTVVKSDLVDAPYVQEFPLILECKLLQAIELGMHTQFIGEIVDVKAEEHVLDEKGVPTLEKVNPFIFSAPERMYYRIGHALEKSHSVGLKLRKIPEK, from the coding sequence ATGAAAAAGTCATTAGGTGCAAATACGTTCGCTATGCCATCTCCCGTGTGGGTAGTGGGTTCTTATGGCGAAGGTGGTGAGCCTAATATCATGACAGCTGCTTGGGGCGGTATTTGTTGCTCCGCTCCGCCGTGTGTGGCAGTATCCTTACAGAAACCGCGGGCTACATATCAAAACATTTTAAATCACCAAGCATTTACCATCAGTATACCCTCCAGCATTCATTTAGTTGAAACGGATTATGTAGGGATAGCCAGCGGAAAAAATTCAGATAAATTTTCAGTTGCAAAGTTAACCGTTGTTAAAAGTGATCTTGTGGATGCTCCTTATGTGCAGGAATTTCCTTTAATATTAGAATGTAAGTTATTACAAGCAATCGAACTTGGCATGCACACACAGTTTATCGGAGAAATTGTAGATGTAAAGGCAGAAGAACATGTGCTTGATGAAAAAGGAGTACCAACGTTAGAAAAAGTAAATCCGTTTATCTTTAGTGCGCCGGAAAGAATGTACTATCGCATTGGTCATGCTTTGGAAAAATCACATTCGGTTGGTTTGAAACTGAGAAAAATTCCAGAAAAGTAG
- a CDS encoding winged helix-turn-helix transcriptional regulator, whose amino-acid sequence MIQFKNIQYQCSMELTLDLIGGKWKSLILWHLGENTLRFSELKRTLPQITQKMLTQQLRDLEADGLVHRYIYTQIPPKVEYSLTEAGKSLLPILATLCQWGLNYANDVEVAAKDLTCEQSAPSSLSQ is encoded by the coding sequence ATGATTCAATTCAAAAATATTCAATACCAATGTTCTATGGAATTAACCTTAGATCTCATTGGTGGGAAATGGAAATCCTTGATTCTTTGGCATTTAGGTGAAAATACACTGCGCTTTAGTGAACTGAAAAGAACCTTACCGCAAATCACCCAAAAAATGTTGACACAGCAATTAAGAGACTTAGAAGCGGATGGACTTGTACATCGTTACATTTATACACAGATCCCCCCTAAAGTAGAATACTCCCTTACAGAAGCCGGAAAAAGTCTTTTGCCTATATTAGCTACTTTATGCCAATGGGGACTTAACTATGCAAACGATGTTGAAGTCGCTGCGAAAGATTTGACCTGTGAGCAGTCCGCGCCTTCCTCTCTGTCGCAATAA
- a CDS encoding tripartite tricarboxylate transporter substrate binding protein — MENKTATTAKIYPDKPITLIVPFGVGGGMDLVARLLEKSAPVNLGQPLIIINKPGGAGTIGWNELASASPDGYTLGMTGVEVILQPLYGTTKYNYPTALDPLVHIADLSMVMVVKAEGPLQNIIDLISYAKQHPGEIKFGHGGMGTIGHVTGETFAKAANIQIEQVPYQSAAEAMASLLGGHIQVAFLNPASVKEQLKNGMVKVLAVASEQRLDEPDFINVPTFKEQNLDVVCTNWYGIAAPKDLPDEAKIKLTQGLKAMINDPEFVKNMKNLGLKVTYLGPKESQEKWLTERQKLSKTVQETGIAEKIKAQKK; from the coding sequence ATGGAAAACAAAACGGCAACTACAGCAAAGATATATCCTGATAAACCTATTACTTTGATTGTTCCCTTCGGTGTCGGTGGTGGCATGGATTTAGTAGCCCGTTTACTGGAAAAAAGCGCACCCGTTAATTTAGGACAACCCTTAATTATTATTAATAAACCAGGAGGAGCAGGTACGATTGGATGGAATGAATTGGCAAGTGCAAGTCCCGACGGCTATACTCTTGGTATGACAGGTGTAGAAGTAATATTACAGCCTCTATATGGAACAACCAAATATAATTATCCTACTGCTTTAGATCCCCTTGTACATATTGCAGATTTATCAATGGTAATGGTGGTTAAAGCTGAAGGACCTTTACAAAACATCATTGATCTAATTTCTTATGCGAAGCAGCACCCAGGAGAAATCAAATTTGGACATGGCGGTATGGGCACAATAGGTCATGTCACTGGGGAAACCTTTGCTAAAGCTGCTAATATTCAAATTGAACAAGTCCCTTATCAAAGTGCAGCCGAAGCAATGGCAAGTTTGCTAGGTGGACACATTCAAGTTGCCTTTCTTAACCCGGCATCTGTTAAAGAACAGCTGAAAAATGGAATGGTCAAAGTCTTGGCTGTGGCAAGTGAGCAACGACTAGATGAACCAGATTTTATAAATGTTCCTACGTTTAAAGAACAGAATTTAGACGTTGTATGTACTAACTGGTATGGGATAGCCGCCCCTAAAGATTTACCAGATGAAGCCAAGATAAAATTAACTCAAGGATTGAAAGCAATGATTAATGATCCTGAGTTTGTAAAAAACATGAAAAATCTTGGTTTAAAGGTAACTTATTTAGGTCCTAAAGAATCACAAGAGAAATGGTTAACAGAACGACAAAAATTATCTAAAACGGTACAAGAAACCGGTATTGCTGAAAAGATCAAAGCACAAAAGAAATAG